The following are from one region of the Candidatus Eisenbacteria bacterium genome:
- the ftsW gene encoding putative lipid II flippase FtsW — translation MRRFLQGTLRHTEGLGRPDLTLFAVTLILLGVGLIMVYSSSAVIADEKFGSSSFFMKKQLMRALIGIMAMAFFASIDYRVLRIFSKPAFAISIILLASLLIPGAGVEKIHGTRGWRHFGFFQLQPAEISRVALLMVLSTILCKSETRIESFKKGFLPCILLVGVVVGLIIRQPDLGSAAAIALAAGAVLFVAGSKPWHLGLVAVASVGGAALTIKPYQLARLTSFIQGGSDLLEKGWQLKQSLISLGSGGLIGRGLGQGIQKFHFLPELHTDFIFSIIGEEVGLVGTSIVLLLFLVWVVRGFAIASKAPDRFGFLLASSLTFGVMAYVVLNIAVATGLAPTTGLPLPFISYGGSALTMNLAATGMILSVSRVSSGRVRGKSFG, via the coding sequence ATGAGGAGATTTCTCCAGGGAACGTTGAGACACACGGAAGGCCTCGGAAGGCCCGACCTTACTCTTTTCGCCGTTACGCTGATTCTCCTCGGCGTGGGACTCATAATGGTTTACTCGTCCAGCGCAGTGATTGCGGATGAAAAATTCGGAAGCTCCAGCTTCTTCATGAAAAAACAGCTCATGAGGGCATTGATTGGAATAATGGCCATGGCCTTTTTCGCTTCAATTGACTACAGGGTGCTCCGGATTTTCAGTAAGCCGGCTTTTGCGATCTCAATCATTCTTCTTGCATCGCTGTTGATCCCGGGTGCGGGAGTAGAAAAGATACACGGAACAAGAGGATGGAGGCATTTCGGCTTTTTCCAGCTGCAGCCTGCGGAGATTTCAAGAGTTGCCCTTCTCATGGTCCTTTCCACGATCCTGTGCAAGAGCGAAACCAGGATAGAGTCGTTCAAAAAAGGATTTCTTCCCTGCATCCTTCTTGTTGGAGTGGTCGTCGGCCTTATCATTCGCCAGCCGGACCTCGGAAGCGCGGCTGCGATTGCCCTGGCCGCGGGTGCCGTGCTCTTTGTGGCCGGATCGAAGCCGTGGCACCTGGGCCTGGTCGCAGTGGCTTCGGTCGGGGGCGCGGCCCTGACCATCAAACCCTATCAGCTGGCGCGGCTGACCAGCTTCATCCAAGGTGGAAGTGATCTGCTTGAAAAAGGATGGCAGCTCAAACAGTCCCTAATCTCGCTTGGGTCAGGCGGGCTCATTGGACGAGGATTGGGTCAAGGAATTCAGAAGTTTCACTTCTTGCCTGAACTCCACACAGATTTCATCTTCTCAATCATTGGCGAAGAGGTCGGCCTTGTCGGCACCAGTATCGTTCTCCTGCTCTTTCTCGTGTGGGTGGTAAGAGGATTCGCCATCGCTTCAAAGGCGCCCGACAGATTCGGATTCTTGCTCGCCTCATCGCTGACTTTTGGCGTTATGGCTTATGTTGTACTGAATATCGCTGTTGCCACCGGACTTGCTCCCACAACAGGACTTCCCCTCCCGTTCATAAGCTATGGGGGATCGGCTCTCACGATGAACCTGGCGGCGACAGGAATGATTTTGAGCGTTTCGCGAGTTTCCTCCGGGAGAGTGCGGGGAAAATCGTTCGGATAG
- the murD gene encoding UDP-N-acetylmuramoyl-L-alanine--D-glutamate ligase: MNKPFFAGKNVLVVGLQRSGIGVSKLLLRYGCSVIGTDLKKRDELDPELSSLERSGAAIICGRPDFHIPRDIEFIVASPGVPLYSPILMEAEKAGKEILGELEIAFSVLRCPAVCVTGTNGKSTCVSLVGEIFSRAKRKTVVAGNVGLAFSGIADSLEPDGIAVIEVSSFQLETMKFMKPRVGVLLNVTPDHLDRHKSFEEYLRLKMRLFENQTQEDFAVINRDDETQRTPSRSLRSRVLYFGMNKAGEEGAFVEAGNLKVNFDGETKTVIPVDKIAIRGPHNLSNAMAAVCAAAAMGVSLDSIESALAGFEGLPHRLQNVGSLEGVSFVNDSKATNIDAMKQALLSFKTPLVLIAGGRDKDGNFAEVSGLVEKNVRHVVLMGEASQKIRSSWPGVRSTQANSMNEAVEVAFELAQKGDVVILSPGCASYDMFKNFEDRGAKFAQAFLSLKEKIMAEKKE, from the coding sequence ATGAACAAACCTTTCTTTGCCGGGAAAAACGTCTTGGTCGTCGGGCTCCAAAGAAGCGGGATTGGCGTGTCCAAACTGCTTCTTAGGTACGGATGCTCAGTAATCGGAACCGACCTCAAGAAGAGAGATGAGCTTGATCCGGAGCTTTCCTCGCTTGAGAGATCAGGCGCCGCGATCATATGCGGCCGGCCGGACTTCCACATTCCGCGAGACATCGAGTTTATCGTGGCCAGCCCCGGGGTGCCGCTATATTCACCGATTCTCATGGAGGCAGAGAAGGCGGGCAAGGAGATTCTGGGCGAACTGGAGATAGCGTTCTCAGTTCTGAGATGTCCGGCAGTATGCGTCACCGGCACGAACGGCAAAAGCACATGCGTGAGTCTGGTCGGTGAGATATTTTCGCGTGCGAAGAGAAAGACGGTTGTCGCAGGAAATGTCGGTCTGGCTTTTTCCGGCATCGCAGATTCACTGGAGCCGGACGGCATCGCGGTCATCGAGGTGTCCAGCTTTCAGCTCGAGACAATGAAATTCATGAAGCCCCGTGTTGGAGTGCTTCTTAATGTCACGCCCGACCACCTTGACCGACACAAGAGCTTTGAAGAATACCTAAGATTGAAGATGAGACTTTTTGAGAACCAGACGCAGGAGGATTTTGCTGTAATAAACAGGGACGATGAAACCCAACGGACCCCCTCGCGCTCGCTGAGATCCAGGGTCCTATATTTTGGAATGAATAAAGCCGGAGAAGAGGGAGCATTTGTTGAAGCCGGAAATCTCAAGGTGAACTTTGACGGAGAGACCAAGACTGTGATTCCGGTCGATAAGATTGCGATAAGAGGACCGCACAATCTTTCCAATGCAATGGCCGCAGTTTGCGCTGCAGCTGCAATGGGAGTGAGTCTGGATTCGATAGAATCTGCGCTCGCGGGATTTGAGGGGCTCCCGCACAGGCTTCAGAACGTCGGTTCACTGGAAGGCGTCAGCTTTGTCAACGACTCAAAGGCCACGAACATAGATGCAATGAAGCAAGCTCTTCTTTCATTCAAAACTCCATTGGTGCTGATCGCAGGAGGAAGAGACAAGGACGGGAACTTTGCCGAGGTATCCGGGCTCGTTGAGAAGAATGTGAGACATGTTGTCCTCATGGGCGAGGCCTCACAGAAAATCAGGAGCTCATGGCCCGGAGTCCGGTCGACGCAGGCGAACTCGATGAACGAGGCCGTCGAAGTCGCCTTCGAACTGGCACAAAAGGGCGATGTCGTGATCCTTTCACCCGGCTGTGCCAGCTACGACATGTTCAAGAATTTTGAAGACAGGGGAGCGAAGTTCGCGCAAGCCTTTCTTTCTCTGAAAGAGAAGATAATGGCGGAGAAAAAAGAATGA
- the mraY gene encoding phospho-N-acetylmuramoyl-pentapeptide-transferase — MFYHLIYPLHEYISVLNVFRYITVRSAYAAITALLLSFLLGPFVVKRLRQFQIRQSIRKDGPSTHLLKEGTPTMGGILIVTSIVVPTLLWGNLSNQYVLLALLATVWLGALGFLDDYLLVVKKYRKGLTARYKFLGQVILGLLIGSILYFRPAQSVEPSITSVPFLKDVIIDFGIFYIPFVALVITASSNAVNFADGLDGLASGLVAFVGVALGGIAYLSGHVKFSGYLNILYLNGCGELTVFGAAVVGAALGFLWFNCHPADVFMGDTGSLALGGSIGVMAVLIKKELLLAIVGGIFVAEVLSVIIQVIAFKTRGKRVFKMAPLHHHFELMGWPESRVVVRFWIVAALLALVTLSTLKLQ; from the coding sequence ATGTTCTACCATCTAATCTATCCGCTGCATGAATATATATCTGTCCTCAATGTTTTCAGATACATTACGGTTCGTTCTGCATACGCCGCCATCACAGCTCTCCTCCTGAGTTTTCTTCTTGGACCGTTCGTTGTCAAGAGACTCAGGCAATTCCAGATAAGACAGAGCATAAGAAAAGACGGCCCATCGACGCACCTTCTGAAAGAAGGCACGCCGACGATGGGAGGTATACTGATAGTCACTTCGATTGTCGTGCCGACACTTCTCTGGGGCAACCTTTCAAATCAGTATGTCCTTCTTGCTCTTCTTGCGACTGTCTGGCTCGGAGCTCTTGGGTTTCTCGACGACTATCTTCTGGTAGTGAAGAAATACAGAAAAGGTTTGACCGCGAGATATAAGTTCCTGGGACAGGTGATACTTGGACTCTTGATAGGCAGCATTCTCTACTTCCGGCCGGCCCAGTCCGTAGAGCCATCGATAACGTCGGTTCCTTTCCTGAAGGATGTGATTATTGACTTCGGCATCTTCTATATTCCATTCGTCGCTCTTGTTATCACGGCCTCCTCAAATGCGGTGAACTTCGCAGACGGCCTGGATGGCCTCGCCTCAGGGCTCGTTGCATTTGTAGGAGTCGCCCTTGGAGGGATTGCGTACCTGAGCGGCCATGTGAAGTTTTCGGGATATCTCAATATCCTTTATCTCAATGGGTGCGGAGAGTTGACTGTTTTCGGCGCAGCAGTTGTTGGTGCAGCGCTCGGATTTCTCTGGTTCAACTGCCATCCTGCGGACGTGTTCATGGGGGATACCGGATCACTCGCCCTCGGAGGTTCCATTGGTGTCATGGCGGTTCTCATCAAGAAAGAGCTGCTGCTTGCAATAGTAGGAGGAATCTTCGTGGCTGAAGTGCTTTCGGTGATAATCCAGGTGATTGCGTTCAAGACAAGGGGGAAACGGGTTTTCAAGATGGCGCCCCTTCATCACCATTTCGAGCTCATGGGATGGCCGGAATCACGCGTGGTAGTGAGATTCTGGATAGTCGCAGCGCTTCTGGCCCTGGTCACGCTGAGTACCCTGAAACTCCAATGA
- the murF gene encoding UDP-N-acetylmuramoyl-tripeptide--D-alanyl-D-alanine ligase translates to MKDVLDGTRLEAYLRGKVTDSGRGRQTVFTGFSIDTRTLKRGEIFFALKGPSFDGNDFIPEAFQKGAAAAVCSLEWFRKEGDSLADRLLIPSGDTLASLQELSSFHRRKFKLPLVAVTGTNGKTTTKEMIAACLGQKGKVLKTEGNLNNHIGVPLTLLGLSLEHSTAVLELGMSRRGEIRRLAEIARPSVGVITNVGAAHLRDAGSVDEIVKGKSELGEYVESGGTLVLNADFPQLVKENEKWNLRKITFSLDRPSQFRLKRFTQKGAGYEIEVEDGAAYYVPLLGKGNISNSLAALAVSKLMGISDAEFARAIASMKPMPGRMELEEVGGIRIINDSYNANPVSVSLALETIREIEVRGKKVALLGDMLELGEASGSLHKEIGERAAFLDELYAIGEFSLHIREGAEAKGMPSSRIKTVETREEALNLLKPALASGDLLLIKGSRGMKLEEVFKGLKANRMVNKAKVAK, encoded by the coding sequence TTGAAAGACGTTCTGGACGGCACCCGGCTTGAGGCATATCTGCGCGGGAAGGTGACGGATTCCGGGAGAGGCAGGCAGACTGTCTTTACGGGCTTCTCAATCGACACGAGGACATTGAAAAGAGGGGAAATCTTCTTTGCACTCAAAGGCCCAAGCTTCGACGGTAACGACTTCATACCGGAGGCATTTCAGAAGGGCGCAGCGGCGGCTGTCTGCTCTCTGGAATGGTTCAGAAAAGAAGGAGACTCTCTGGCAGACCGGCTGCTCATCCCGTCCGGGGACACGCTGGCGAGTCTTCAGGAGCTCTCATCCTTCCACAGAAGAAAATTCAAGCTGCCGCTTGTGGCAGTCACAGGCACGAACGGAAAGACAACCACAAAAGAGATGATAGCCGCATGCCTTGGACAAAAGGGAAAAGTGCTGAAGACCGAGGGCAACCTCAATAACCATATTGGGGTTCCACTGACTCTTCTCGGGCTCAGCTTAGAGCACTCGACAGCGGTGCTCGAGCTTGGAATGAGCAGGAGAGGGGAAATCAGGAGGCTGGCAGAAATTGCCAGGCCCTCGGTCGGCGTCATAACAAACGTCGGGGCAGCGCATCTGAGAGACGCAGGTTCGGTTGATGAAATTGTGAAGGGAAAGAGCGAGCTCGGTGAATATGTGGAAAGCGGCGGCACACTGGTGCTGAATGCAGACTTTCCCCAGCTCGTGAAAGAGAACGAGAAATGGAACTTGCGGAAAATCACTTTCTCGCTGGACAGACCTTCGCAATTCCGGCTGAAGAGATTCACACAGAAGGGGGCCGGCTACGAGATTGAGGTGGAGGACGGCGCCGCTTACTATGTCCCTCTTTTGGGCAAGGGAAACATCTCGAATTCGCTTGCCGCGCTCGCAGTATCGAAACTCATGGGAATCTCCGACGCTGAATTCGCGAGGGCGATTGCGTCGATGAAGCCAATGCCCGGAAGAATGGAACTTGAGGAGGTTGGCGGGATCCGGATAATCAACGACTCCTACAACGCAAATCCAGTTTCGGTTTCGCTCGCCCTTGAGACAATCAGGGAGATTGAAGTTAGGGGCAAGAAAGTTGCTCTTCTCGGCGACATGCTTGAGCTTGGAGAGGCATCCGGCAGTTTGCACAAAGAAATCGGAGAAAGAGCGGCTTTTCTCGACGAGCTCTACGCTATCGGGGAGTTTTCGCTCCATATCAGGGAGGGAGCCGAGGCGAAGGGCATGCCCTCTTCAAGAATCAAGACTGTGGAGACAAGGGAAGAGGCATTGAATTTGCTCAAGCCGGCTCTCGCGTCCGGAGATCTGCTTCTTATCAAGGGTTCGCGGGGAATGAAACTCGAGGAGGTCTTTAAAGGGCTGAAGGCAAACCGTATGGTGAACAAAGCGAAGGTCGCGAAATAG
- a CDS encoding UDP-N-acetylmuramoyl-L-alanyl-D-glutamate--2,6-diaminopimelate ligase, with protein sequence MTRQISLESLIRVLPQKKHIGALGKTITGISIDSRAVQPGDVFVCMRGAHADGHLFAADADKKGALAIVCEEEMQGLAGTLVIVPDTRLALPLLSSTFFGEPSKELSVVGITGTNGKTTTSHIVASIFEENGFRTGIIGTVGYKYAGNEKTALHTTPESVEFQRTLREILDSGGRAAVAEISSHGLYLGRTLETEFDVCVFTNLTRDHLDFHGSFEEYADAKLRLFKREFTKFKEGAKGLVNKDDPYGTFFLEQSSIPVFTFGTKDGSWVKAKNIELGEKGIRFKAEFQQGIETVCSPLVGMFNVYNCLAAFGTGLLLGFSPGSIKNGIEKAEGVKGRMDRVEKGQEFAVVIDYAHTPDALEGLLKTSREIWKGKIICVFGCGGDRDRGKREIMGRLASAHADYSVITSDNPRTEDPSAIMSEIEKGFAGSKAKFEKIEDRKAAIERAIKMARKGDVVLIAGKGHEDYQIVGTERRRFDDREAAAEILKELGFEKKGSGKRN encoded by the coding sequence ATGACAAGGCAGATATCGCTCGAAAGCCTGATCAGGGTTCTTCCCCAGAAAAAACACATCGGTGCGCTGGGGAAAACCATCACTGGAATCTCCATAGACTCCAGGGCAGTGCAGCCGGGCGATGTCTTCGTTTGCATGAGAGGCGCCCATGCGGACGGTCATCTTTTCGCCGCCGATGCGGACAAGAAGGGCGCCCTGGCGATTGTATGCGAGGAGGAAATGCAGGGACTGGCCGGGACGCTTGTCATTGTGCCCGACACGAGGCTCGCCCTTCCTCTTCTTTCTTCCACCTTCTTTGGCGAACCATCGAAGGAGCTTTCAGTCGTGGGAATCACCGGAACAAACGGGAAAACCACGACCTCTCACATTGTGGCATCAATCTTTGAGGAGAACGGCTTCAGAACAGGAATCATAGGAACTGTGGGATACAAGTATGCCGGGAATGAGAAAACCGCTCTCCATACCACTCCAGAGTCCGTCGAGTTTCAGAGGACACTGAGGGAAATCCTTGACTCAGGCGGGAGAGCTGCCGTCGCCGAGATCTCATCGCACGGTCTTTACCTGGGAAGAACACTTGAGACCGAGTTTGATGTCTGTGTTTTCACAAATCTTACCCGCGATCATCTTGATTTCCACGGGTCCTTTGAAGAATATGCGGATGCAAAACTGAGATTGTTCAAGAGGGAATTCACGAAATTCAAGGAGGGTGCCAAGGGGCTTGTCAACAAGGATGATCCGTACGGCACGTTCTTCCTCGAACAGAGCTCGATTCCCGTCTTCACGTTCGGGACAAAAGACGGCTCATGGGTAAAGGCAAAGAACATCGAGCTTGGCGAGAAAGGAATCAGATTCAAGGCCGAGTTTCAACAGGGAATTGAAACCGTTTGCTCTCCTCTTGTTGGAATGTTCAATGTGTACAACTGCCTGGCTGCATTTGGGACCGGGCTTCTGCTTGGATTCTCACCCGGAAGCATAAAGAATGGCATCGAGAAGGCGGAAGGCGTGAAAGGAAGGATGGATAGAGTCGAGAAGGGGCAGGAGTTCGCCGTGGTCATTGATTATGCCCATACGCCTGATGCCCTTGAAGGACTCCTGAAGACGTCAAGAGAGATCTGGAAGGGAAAGATCATCTGCGTTTTCGGCTGCGGTGGTGACAGGGACAGGGGAAAGAGGGAGATCATGGGGCGACTGGCATCCGCGCACGCAGACTACTCCGTCATAACGTCCGACAATCCCAGGACAGAGGATCCGTCTGCGATAATGAGTGAAATCGAAAAGGGATTTGCCGGCTCAAAAGCGAAGTTCGAGAAGATAGAGGACAGAAAAGCCGCGATTGAGAGGGCGATCAAGATGGCCCGGAAAGGCGACGTGGTTCTGATAGCAGGGAAAGGACATGAGGACTACCAGATTGTCGGCACCGAGCGGCGCCGCTTCGATGATAGGGAGGCCGCTGCAGAAATTCTGAAGGAACTCGGATTCGAGAAGAAGGGATCAGGGAAAAGAAATTGA
- a CDS encoding penicillin-binding transpeptidase domain-containing protein, producing the protein MEKGQRRILIGLVATLVLWAVLLARLFFIQIIQHEYLSRLAEIQQIKRVEIPAPRGRIFDRNDRPLAENLRTISVSANPSKIKDKRRTAKCLSEILQIPEGELLEKLSNGGKFAWLARQFPPSVERKVAAKNLEQVYCMDEMKRVYPTGNLAVMLVGSTDTDGKGIEGIECEMDRFLKGTPGWVTLFTDVTGKKFPLPRSYERPPAKGYDVILTIDANYQAMVEAKLTEGILKHNARGGTVILLAPKTGEILAMASEPGPNGDANPGSSRVPSRNIPVSDQFEPGSTFKVVAASAALSLGVCDTFSRFDGEGGEKDFGGYTIHDSKPHGWLSFRDAVALSSNICLAKIGLKVGKEGLYRYTRAFGFGSPTGLQLPGEAFGKVRPLADWSARSLCTLSIGQEISVTAVQLAMAYGAIANGGVLLKPTLMKAIVDEKGNTVKKWRPQRVRRVISEEVAATLRDCLKSAVEYGTGTGAGLSWISCGGKTGTAQKYDPANGGYGSGQYVSSFIGFIPADSPELLCLVIIDEPQDIHYGGSVAAPIFKGIVEVIGRFPLTPVKPGYARLVLDSSDEKKGRAVVPDVRFMEWQEGKAILEDLGLKVKMAGAGRRVWTQSPHPGEVLEPKAEITLTLLDEGKRLFRIPDVRGLSLREATRVLSDSLLASEIHGSGIVVRQDPMPGTEALAGTVCCLGCEE; encoded by the coding sequence TTGGAGAAAGGTCAAAGAAGAATCTTAATAGGGCTTGTCGCAACTCTGGTTCTCTGGGCAGTACTCCTTGCCAGGCTTTTCTTCATTCAGATTATTCAGCATGAATATCTTTCGAGGCTCGCCGAAATTCAGCAGATCAAAAGGGTAGAAATTCCTGCTCCCCGCGGAAGAATCTTCGACAGAAATGACCGTCCGCTCGCCGAGAACCTGAGAACCATATCTGTCTCGGCCAATCCATCAAAGATAAAAGACAAGCGAAGAACGGCGAAGTGTCTCTCTGAGATCCTCCAGATTCCGGAAGGAGAGCTCCTTGAGAAACTCTCGAACGGGGGAAAATTTGCATGGCTGGCAAGGCAGTTTCCGCCCAGCGTGGAAAGGAAGGTCGCTGCCAAGAATCTGGAACAAGTCTATTGCATGGATGAGATGAAGAGAGTCTATCCGACCGGCAACCTTGCAGTGATGCTGGTTGGGTCCACCGACACTGACGGGAAAGGTATCGAAGGTATTGAGTGTGAGATGGACAGGTTCCTGAAGGGAACCCCCGGCTGGGTGACCCTGTTCACCGACGTGACGGGAAAGAAGTTCCCGCTTCCGCGGAGCTATGAGCGCCCTCCTGCCAAGGGATACGACGTAATTCTTACAATTGACGCGAACTACCAGGCAATGGTTGAGGCGAAGCTCACCGAGGGCATTCTTAAGCACAACGCCAGGGGCGGCACGGTCATCCTCCTGGCTCCAAAGACCGGAGAGATACTTGCGATGGCAAGCGAGCCTGGTCCGAATGGAGACGCAAACCCGGGAAGCTCCCGTGTGCCTTCCCGGAATATTCCGGTCTCAGACCAGTTTGAACCAGGCTCGACATTCAAGGTGGTAGCAGCTTCGGCAGCATTGTCGCTTGGCGTGTGCGACACGTTTTCCAGATTTGATGGGGAGGGCGGTGAGAAGGATTTCGGCGGATACACGATCCACGATTCGAAACCTCATGGGTGGCTGAGTTTCAGGGATGCCGTGGCGCTCTCCAGCAACATCTGCCTTGCCAAAATAGGGCTCAAGGTCGGCAAGGAGGGACTTTACCGCTACACGAGGGCTTTTGGTTTCGGCTCACCCACGGGACTCCAGCTCCCGGGCGAGGCCTTCGGAAAGGTGAGGCCGCTTGCGGATTGGTCGGCCAGGTCACTCTGTACTCTGTCGATAGGCCAGGAAATCTCGGTGACGGCAGTTCAGCTTGCCATGGCTTATGGCGCCATTGCAAACGGCGGGGTGCTGCTCAAACCGACTCTGATGAAAGCCATCGTTGATGAAAAAGGAAACACAGTAAAAAAGTGGAGGCCTCAGAGAGTAAGAAGAGTCATTTCGGAAGAAGTTGCGGCGACGCTCAGAGATTGCCTGAAGTCAGCCGTTGAGTACGGAACGGGCACCGGCGCAGGCCTTTCCTGGATCAGCTGTGGAGGAAAGACCGGGACTGCCCAGAAATATGATCCGGCAAACGGGGGGTATGGGAGCGGCCAGTACGTGAGCTCGTTCATAGGATTCATTCCTGCAGACTCGCCGGAGCTTCTTTGTCTTGTCATCATTGACGAGCCGCAAGACATTCACTACGGGGGCAGTGTTGCAGCGCCCATTTTCAAGGGCATCGTTGAAGTCATAGGACGCTTTCCACTCACCCCGGTCAAACCCGGATATGCGCGGCTCGTTCTCGATTCCAGCGACGAGAAGAAGGGAAGAGCCGTGGTCCCTGACGTGAGGTTCATGGAATGGCAGGAAGGAAAAGCGATTCTTGAGGACCTTGGGCTGAAGGTGAAAATGGCCGGCGCAGGAAGGAGAGTCTGGACTCAGTCGCCTCATCCTGGCGAGGTCCTGGAGCCAAAGGCGGAGATAACACTGACGCTGCTTGATGAAGGAAAGAGGCTTTTCCGGATTCCCGACGTCAGAGGCCTTTCATTGAGAGAGGCAACAAGAGTCCTCAGCGATTCGCTCCTGGCTTCCGAGATACATGGAAGCGGGATAGTGGTAAGACAAGATCCCATGCCCGGGACGGAAGCTTTGGCAGGCACGGTCTGCTGCCTGGGATGTGAAGAATGA
- the rsmH gene encoding 16S rRNA (cytosine(1402)-N(4))-methyltransferase RsmH, producing the protein MKTTDQGSPPGSGFHRPVMVGEALGFLLTDPSGIYVDCTVGDGGHAERLLEELGPEGSLYGLDADSEAIERASLRLLRFGDRVKLLEKNFGDLLDLAPLVGAENVAGILFDLGLSSYHVDTGERGFSYEKDGPLDMRFSRKRSVTASQIVNEYSVDELAATLRNYGELKESRIIAKTIEEARKRAGIDTTLELVQILKRRFGPGATRSFLGRVFQALRIEVNQELISLKAGLEAAGKLLRSGGMLVVISYHSLEDRMVKEFVRGILPERRALLLGTVPVDATFTVLTPRAVKPDAREVAANPRARSARLRAARRK; encoded by the coding sequence TTGAAAACGACAGATCAGGGTAGCCCGCCCGGTTCTGGCTTTCACAGGCCAGTGATGGTCGGTGAGGCTCTCGGCTTCTTGCTCACCGACCCAAGTGGAATTTATGTTGATTGTACGGTGGGAGACGGTGGACATGCGGAGAGACTGCTTGAGGAACTTGGGCCTGAGGGCAGTCTCTACGGACTTGATGCTGATTCCGAGGCCATAGAGAGGGCATCACTGAGACTGCTGCGATTTGGGGACAGGGTAAAGCTTCTTGAGAAGAACTTTGGTGACCTTCTTGACCTCGCTCCGCTTGTTGGCGCTGAAAATGTGGCCGGAATTCTGTTCGATCTCGGCCTGTCTTCATATCACGTTGACACCGGCGAAAGGGGTTTCAGTTATGAGAAAGACGGTCCGCTTGACATGCGCTTCTCGCGGAAGCGAAGCGTGACTGCCTCCCAAATAGTGAATGAGTACAGTGTGGACGAACTGGCCGCGACTCTGAGGAATTACGGGGAACTTAAGGAATCGCGGATCATCGCAAAAACAATCGAGGAGGCAAGGAAGCGAGCCGGGATTGATACGACTCTGGAACTGGTTCAGATTCTCAAGAGAAGATTCGGACCGGGGGCCACAAGATCGTTTCTTGGAAGAGTCTTTCAGGCACTGAGGATTGAAGTGAACCAGGAATTGATCTCACTCAAGGCCGGGCTGGAGGCGGCCGGGAAACTTCTCCGAAGCGGAGGAATGCTGGTCGTCATCTCTTATCATTCACTTGAGGACAGGATGGTAAAGGAATTCGTGAGAGGCATCCTTCCAGAAAGGCGAGCTCTTCTTCTTGGTACGGTTCCCGTAGATGCCACCTTCACAGTGCTTACTCCAAGGGCAGTGAAACCTGATGCTCGGGAGGTCGCGGCGAACCCGAGGGCCAGGAGCGCGAGACTCAGGGCGGCAAGGAGGAAATAG
- the mraZ gene encoding division/cell wall cluster transcriptional repressor MraZ has product MATFRGRYLNVLDHKGRLNIPSKFRRALSPDAQNTFVIIRGLDGCISLYPLDEWVKIEAKLRSLPVSKENSRKFQRIMHLDSADATLDSQGRIALPPALVKQAKISKDVVVFGILDRIELWNPKLFEQYFARSGQSYEETAEDLLF; this is encoded by the coding sequence ATGGCGACGTTTCGCGGAAGATATCTCAACGTTCTTGACCACAAGGGAAGACTCAACATTCCCAGTAAGTTTCGAAGGGCACTCTCGCCTGATGCCCAGAATACATTCGTGATCATAAGAGGTCTGGACGGATGCATCTCACTCTATCCGCTCGATGAGTGGGTGAAGATTGAAGCCAAGCTCAGATCTCTTCCAGTCTCAAAGGAGAATTCGAGGAAATTCCAGAGAATCATGCACCTTGACTCTGCCGATGCCACACTGGATTCGCAGGGAAGGATAGCTCTTCCGCCGGCGCTCGTCAAGCAGGCGAAGATTTCGAAGGACGTTGTGGTCTTTGGCATTCTCGACAGGATTGAGCTCTGGAATCCAAAACTGTTTGAGCAATACTTCGCACGATCCGGGCAGAGCTACGAGGAGACTGCGGAGGATTTGCTTTTCTGA